Proteins encoded in a region of the Phaenicophaeus curvirostris isolate KB17595 chromosome 1, BPBGC_Pcur_1.0, whole genome shotgun sequence genome:
- the LOC138722177 gene encoding FYVE, RhoGEF and PH domain-containing protein 4 isoform X11, whose translation MPSTVNSYFQNLRKECKNDSTLLLYRTTTPRIGDILQKLAPFLKMYGEYVKNFDNAMELVKTWTERSPQFKFIVQDIQKEKVCGNLTLQHHMLEPVQRIPRYEMLLKDYLRKLPQDSLDWKDAEKSLEIISTAASHSNSAIRKMENLKKLLEIYEMLGEEEDIVNPSNELIKEGQILKLAARNTSAQERYLFLFNNMLLYCVPKFSLVGSKFSVRTRVGIDGMKIKETHNEEYPHTFQVSGKERTLELQASSEQDKEEWIKALQNTIEAFQQRNETFRNAIAKEYEDMPAEVSNAELGKRAPRWIRDNEVTMCMKCKEPFNALTRRRHHCRACGHVVCWKCSDYKAHLEYDGNKLNKVCKDCYHVIIGCTDSEEKKKKGILEIESAEVSGNSVICSFLQYMEKSKPWQKAWCVIPKQEALVLYMYGAPQDVKALATIPLLGYTVDDTPRSADLPHSFKLTQSKSVHSFAADNEELKQKWLKVIHLAVKGETPECQNELQVNLEEQPESS comes from the exons ATGCCTTCCACAGTAAATTCTTACTTCCAGAACTTGAGAAAAGAATGCAAGAATG ATTCCACCCTCTTACTTTACAGGACTACCACCCCCAGAATTGGAGATATTCTGCAAAAGTTAGCCCCTTTCCTCAAGATGTATGGAGAGTATGTGAAGAATTTTGATAACGCAATGGAATTGGTGAAAACGTGGACTGAACGATCACCTCAATTCAAATTCATTGTTCAAGACATTCAG aaggaaaaagtgTGTGGAAATTTGACATTGCAGCATCACATGCTAGAACCAGTACAACGCATTCCACGCTACGAGATGCTTCTAAAGGACTACCTAAGGAAATTGCCTCAGGATTCACTAGACTGGAAAGATGCTGAAA AATCCCTGGAAATCATATCCACTGCAGCAAGTCACTCTAATAGTGCAATAAGAAAAATG GAGAACCTAAAGAAATTGTTAGAGATATATGAGAtgctgggagaagaggaagacaTTGTGAACCCTTCAAATGAACTGATAAAAGAAGGACAGATCCTTAAACTTGCCGCTCGCAATACATCTGCTCAAGAACGTTATCTTTTTCTA TTTAACAATATGCTGCTCTACTGCGTCCCCAAATTCAGCTTGGTGGGATCAAAGTTCTCGGTTCGAACCAGAGTCGGCATAGATGGTATGAAGATTAAGGAAACTCATAATGAAGAATATCCACACACTTTTCAAGTGTCTGGAAAAGAACGAACGCTGGAGTTGCAGGCCAG ttctgaACAAGATAAGGAAGAATGGATAAAG GCGCTTCAGAATACTATAGAAGCTTTTCAGCAGAGGAATGAGACTTTCAGAAATGCTATTGCAAAAGAATATGAAGACATGCCTGCTGAGGTTTCT AATGCAGAGCTTGGGAAGAGAGCACCAAGGTGGATACGAGACAATGAAGTAACTATGTGCATGAAATGCAAGGAGCCCTTTAATGCACTGACAAGGAGAAGGCATCACTGCAGAGCATGTGGACAC gTGGTTTGCTGGAAATGTTCTGATTATAAGGCACATCTCGAATACGATGGCAATAAATTGAACAAAGTCTGTAAAGACTGCTATCACGTCATAATTGGTTGTACAGACAgcgaagaaaagaagaagaaaggcatCTTGGAA ATTGAATCTGCAGAAGTCTCTGGAAATAGCGTCATATGTAGCTTTCTTCAGTACATGGAAAAATCAAAGCCCTGGCAGAAAGCATGGTGTGTTATACCTAAACAGGAAGCTCTTGTGCTGTACATGTATGGTGCTCCACAG GATGTTAAAGCTCTGGCTACAATTCCACTTCTGGGCTATACAGTAGATGACACTCCAAGAAGTGCTGACCTCCCGCACAGCTTCAAACTGACCCAGTCTAAGTCTGTGCACAGCTTTGCTGCGGACAATGAGGAACTAAAACAGAAATGGCTGAAAGTTATCCATTTAGCTGTCAAAGGTGAGACACCAGAATGTCAAAATGAACTGCAAGTAAATTTAGAAGAGCAACCTGAATCTTCTTAA